In Lates calcarifer isolate ASB-BC8 linkage group LG15, TLL_Latcal_v3, whole genome shotgun sequence, one genomic interval encodes:
- the preb gene encoding prolactin regulatory element-binding protein isoform X2, with translation MGKRRVPDLYRAPFPLYAIKVDPKTGLVITAGGGGASKTGIKNAMHFLDLQLVGEHQYSASLLHSHDTDTRATMNLAVGDGVIAAGQDGTCSLMRFQHCTQKEGGKTAVKVGNSVQQGSARRRAGKGDKGGQDGVAASGDMLDMKDETAHISVTGLAEVQSDLNLQDPLQKVVRFSPDLSLLLTGGTDGHIRVWEFPSLKKKFDFKAHEGEIEDLDMSSGNKHLVTVGRDFACSVWSGNQLAMGLKWHETVPQMTEKTYRYMACRFGKVEDQKEALRLYTVQIPHKRDRRPPPCYLTKWDGKSFLPMLTAPCGTEVVSSLAVSESGTFLGLGTVTGSVAIYIAFSLQKLYYVQECHGIVVTDLAFLPDSLKGRNIRGNNETAMLSVAVDSRCQVHVVPNRRSFPVWLVLFLCGLMVVGAILLLQNLFPGFV, from the exons ATGGGGAAGAGGAGGGTCCCAGATCTGTACAGAGCCCCCTTTCCCCTATACGCCATTAAAGTGGACCCTAAAACTGGGCTGGTGatcacagcaggaggaggaggggcctCAAAGACAGGCATAAAGAATGCTATG CACTTCCTGGATCTACAACTGGTTGGAGAACATCAGTACAGTGCCAGCCTCCTTCACTCTCATGACACTGACACTCGTGCCACCATGAACCTGGCTGTAGGTGATGGTGTAATTGCTGCAGGACAGGATGGGACCTGCAGTCTGATGAGGTTTCAACACTGCACACAGAAAGAGGGAGGCAAAACTGCTGTCAAAG TAGGGAACAGTGTGCAGCAGGGTAGTGCCAGACGACGAGCTGGGAAAGGAGACAAAGGTGGACAGGATGGAGTTGCAGCCTCTGGAGATATGTTAGATATGAAGGATGAGACAGCTCACATCTCTGTGACTGGTTTGGCTGAAGTGCAGTCAGACCTGAACCTTCAGGACCCTCTCCAGAAGGTGGTCAGGTTCAGTCCTGACCTGAGCCTTCTGCTGACAGGAGGCACAGATGGACACATCCGAGTCTGGGAG TTTCCATCACTGAAGAAGAAGTTTGACTTCAAAGCACATGAAGGGGAGATTGAAGACTTGGATATGAGTTCAGGGAATAAG CACCTGGTGACTGTTGGCCGGGACTTTGCTTGCAGTGTATGGAGTGGCAACCAGTTGGCTATGGGTCTGAAATGGCATGAAACAGTGCCTCAAATGACTGAGAAGACATATCGATATATGGCTTGCAG atTTGGAAAGGTAGAGGACCAAAAAGAGGCACTGAGGCTTTACACAGTCCAGATCCCCcataaaagagacagaagaccTCCTCCCTGCTACCTAACCAAGTGGGATGGCAAGAGCTTTCTGCCCATGCTGACAGCTCCCTGTGGCACTGAGGTTGTCTCCAGTCTGGCAGTCAG TGAATCTGGAACATTTCTTGGCCTTGGAACTGTAACCGGATCGGTAGCTATCTACATTGCTTTCTCCCTGCAG AAACTGTATTATGTACAGGAGTGCCACGGCATTGTTGTGACAGACCTGGCCTTCCTGCCTGACTCGCTGAAAGGAAGAAACATCAGAGGGAATAATGAGACAGCCATGTTGAGTGTAGCTGTGGACAGTCGCTGTCAAGTACATGTTGTCCCCAACAGAA gatcatttcctgtgtggCTGGTGCTGTTCCTCTGTGGCCTCATGGTGGTGGGAGCCATCCTCCTCCTACAGAACCTCTTTCCAGGATTTGTGTAA
- the preb gene encoding prolactin regulatory element-binding protein isoform X1, translating to MGKRRVPDLYRAPFPLYAIKVDPKTGLVITAGGGGASKTGIKNAMHFLDLQLVGEHQYSASLLHSHDTDTRATMNLAVGDGVIAAGQDGTCSLMRFQHCTQKEGGKTAVKGVGNSVQQGSARRRAGKGDKGGQDGVAASGDMLDMKDETAHISVTGLAEVQSDLNLQDPLQKVVRFSPDLSLLLTGGTDGHIRVWEFPSLKKKFDFKAHEGEIEDLDMSSGNKHLVTVGRDFACSVWSGNQLAMGLKWHETVPQMTEKTYRYMACRFGKVEDQKEALRLYTVQIPHKRDRRPPPCYLTKWDGKSFLPMLTAPCGTEVVSSLAVSESGTFLGLGTVTGSVAIYIAFSLQKLYYVQECHGIVVTDLAFLPDSLKGRNIRGNNETAMLSVAVDSRCQVHVVPNRRSFPVWLVLFLCGLMVVGAILLLQNLFPGFV from the exons ATGGGGAAGAGGAGGGTCCCAGATCTGTACAGAGCCCCCTTTCCCCTATACGCCATTAAAGTGGACCCTAAAACTGGGCTGGTGatcacagcaggaggaggaggggcctCAAAGACAGGCATAAAGAATGCTATG CACTTCCTGGATCTACAACTGGTTGGAGAACATCAGTACAGTGCCAGCCTCCTTCACTCTCATGACACTGACACTCGTGCCACCATGAACCTGGCTGTAGGTGATGGTGTAATTGCTGCAGGACAGGATGGGACCTGCAGTCTGATGAGGTTTCAACACTGCACACAGAAAGAGGGAGGCAAAACTGCTGTCAAAGGTG TAGGGAACAGTGTGCAGCAGGGTAGTGCCAGACGACGAGCTGGGAAAGGAGACAAAGGTGGACAGGATGGAGTTGCAGCCTCTGGAGATATGTTAGATATGAAGGATGAGACAGCTCACATCTCTGTGACTGGTTTGGCTGAAGTGCAGTCAGACCTGAACCTTCAGGACCCTCTCCAGAAGGTGGTCAGGTTCAGTCCTGACCTGAGCCTTCTGCTGACAGGAGGCACAGATGGACACATCCGAGTCTGGGAG TTTCCATCACTGAAGAAGAAGTTTGACTTCAAAGCACATGAAGGGGAGATTGAAGACTTGGATATGAGTTCAGGGAATAAG CACCTGGTGACTGTTGGCCGGGACTTTGCTTGCAGTGTATGGAGTGGCAACCAGTTGGCTATGGGTCTGAAATGGCATGAAACAGTGCCTCAAATGACTGAGAAGACATATCGATATATGGCTTGCAG atTTGGAAAGGTAGAGGACCAAAAAGAGGCACTGAGGCTTTACACAGTCCAGATCCCCcataaaagagacagaagaccTCCTCCCTGCTACCTAACCAAGTGGGATGGCAAGAGCTTTCTGCCCATGCTGACAGCTCCCTGTGGCACTGAGGTTGTCTCCAGTCTGGCAGTCAG TGAATCTGGAACATTTCTTGGCCTTGGAACTGTAACCGGATCGGTAGCTATCTACATTGCTTTCTCCCTGCAG AAACTGTATTATGTACAGGAGTGCCACGGCATTGTTGTGACAGACCTGGCCTTCCTGCCTGACTCGCTGAAAGGAAGAAACATCAGAGGGAATAATGAGACAGCCATGTTGAGTGTAGCTGTGGACAGTCGCTGTCAAGTACATGTTGTCCCCAACAGAA gatcatttcctgtgtggCTGGTGCTGTTCCTCTGTGGCCTCATGGTGGTGGGAGCCATCCTCCTCCTACAGAACCTCTTTCCAGGATTTGTGTAA